The Candidatus Accumulibacter similis genome has a segment encoding these proteins:
- a CDS encoding acyltransferase: MTSEQNTRYFSRRELESMRFRHLGRDVLISRTTRIYEPEYVAIADHSIVDDFCVLSGNLQIGRNVHIAHGCRVTAGREGVLMDDFSGLAFGVTIFAQSDDYTGEALTNPTVPMPYRKITRASVELDRHVIIGAGSVVFPGVIFGEGSSVGACSMVTKSTDACAVYVGAPAKKMRERSRRMLQLENEYLRQAGGDAPVPAASVALQAA; this comes from the coding sequence ATGACGTCGGAACAGAACACACGCTATTTCTCGCGGCGGGAGCTCGAATCGATGCGCTTCCGCCACCTTGGACGAGACGTCCTCATCAGCCGCACCACGCGCATCTACGAACCGGAATACGTCGCCATCGCTGATCACTCGATCGTCGATGATTTCTGCGTCCTGTCCGGCAACCTGCAGATCGGCCGCAACGTCCACATCGCCCACGGATGTCGCGTGACCGCCGGCCGCGAAGGCGTGCTCATGGACGATTTCTCGGGACTCGCCTTCGGCGTGACGATCTTCGCGCAGTCGGACGACTACACGGGAGAGGCACTGACCAACCCGACCGTACCCATGCCATACCGAAAGATCACCAGGGCCAGCGTCGAGCTGGACCGGCACGTCATCATTGGTGCCGGCAGCGTCGTCTTTCCGGGGGTGATCTTCGGGGAGGGGTCCTCGGTCGGCGCCTGCAGCATGGTGACGAAGTCCACCGATGCGTGTGCCGTCTACGTGGGAGCACCAGCGAAGAAGATGAGGGAGCGGAGCCGCCGCATGCTGCAACTGGAGAACGAGTACCTCCGGCAAGCCGGCGGCGACGCTCCTGTTCCGGCCGCATCGGTCGCGCTGCAAGCCGCATGA
- a CDS encoding glycosyltransferase family 2 protein, translating into MPTTVQVLPQGQPPQVLEPARPKISIVSTLYRSRPFLEDFLAGCLEALHRLAISDFEIVLVNDGSPDDSLDYVLARRHDVPELVVVDLSRNFGHHHAMQAGLRHARGDLVFLIDCDLEVSPLSLCSFHDKLHETGCDMVFGYQEKRKGGWFEQISGGLFWKGFNLLSETRIPENIVTERLMKRRFVDALLQLGDHNLFLGGMMSWTGFQQIGLAVAKSQRAGASTYTLFKRVNLMINAVSSFSAQPLVWLFNFGGLVTLASFSYAIYLVIRKLLFGDSLLGFTSVMGLIALSLGILTMAIGLVGIYLGKVFTQVQNRPTYIVKDVHR; encoded by the coding sequence ATGCCCACCACAGTGCAGGTGCTGCCTCAGGGCCAGCCGCCGCAGGTCCTGGAGCCGGCACGACCAAAGATCAGCATCGTTTCGACCCTGTACCGTTCCCGCCCGTTCCTCGAGGACTTCCTCGCCGGCTGCCTCGAGGCTCTGCACCGGCTCGCCATCAGCGACTTCGAGATCGTCCTGGTCAACGACGGCTCCCCTGACGATTCGCTCGACTATGTGCTGGCACGCCGTCACGATGTGCCGGAGCTGGTAGTGGTGGACCTGTCACGCAATTTTGGCCACCACCATGCCATGCAGGCAGGACTGAGGCACGCCCGTGGCGATTTGGTCTTCCTGATCGACTGCGATCTCGAGGTCTCGCCGCTGAGCCTGTGTTCGTTCCACGACAAGCTGCACGAAACCGGCTGCGACATGGTCTTCGGCTATCAGGAGAAAAGGAAGGGGGGCTGGTTCGAGCAGATCAGCGGTGGCCTCTTCTGGAAAGGCTTCAACCTGCTGAGCGAAACCAGGATTCCCGAGAACATCGTCACCGAGCGCCTGATGAAACGCCGTTTCGTCGACGCACTGCTGCAGCTGGGCGATCACAATCTGTTCCTCGGCGGGATGATGAGCTGGACCGGCTTCCAGCAGATCGGCCTCGCAGTGGCCAAGAGCCAGCGCGCCGGGGCGAGCACCTACACGCTCTTCAAACGCGTCAACCTGATGATCAACGCCGTCAGTTCTTTCTCGGCGCAACCCTTGGTCTGGCTGTTCAACTTTGGCGGCCTGGTCACCTTGGCCAGCTTTTCTTACGCCATCTACCTCGTGATCAGAAAGCTGCTGTTTGGCGATTCCCTGCTCGGCTTCACCTCGGTCATGGGGCTGATTGCGCTCAGCCTGGGAATTCTGACGATGGCCATCGGGCTCGTTGGCATCTATCTGGGCAAGGTCTTCACCCAAGTCCAGAACCGGCCGACCTATATCGTGAAGGACGTTCACCGCTGA
- a CDS encoding ProQ/FinO family protein, whose protein sequence is MTTPTTNPGPEPNPRQLLKELQERFAVFRDCQPLAIGIDKQLQARVPGLDRKTLRVALAMHTHALRYLKTMSGATDRFDLDGQPSGEVTEAHRSHAAEMVKERRRKQADERKLQREAEEQARRTSEKLGRLVDKFGRKP, encoded by the coding sequence ATGACAACGCCGACGACGAACCCCGGGCCAGAGCCCAACCCCCGTCAGCTCCTGAAGGAACTGCAGGAACGCTTCGCGGTCTTCCGCGATTGCCAGCCGCTGGCAATCGGCATCGACAAGCAGCTCCAGGCGCGTGTGCCGGGCCTCGATCGCAAGACGCTGCGCGTCGCCCTGGCGATGCACACGCACGCGCTGCGCTATCTGAAGACGATGTCGGGAGCCACGGACCGCTTCGATCTCGATGGACAGCCGAGCGGCGAGGTCACCGAGGCGCACCGCAGCCATGCCGCGGAGATGGTGAAGGAACGGCGGCGCAAACAGGCGGACGAGCGCAAGCTGCAACGGGAAGCGGAGGAGCAGGCCCGGCGGACCAGCGAAAAACTCGGCCGTCTGGTCGACAAGTTCGGCCGCAAGCCTTAG
- a CDS encoding SDR family oxidoreductase, translating to MIYFVTGATGFIGKRLVAKLLARPEATVYFLTRAVEQPRLQEWYDYWGCDECRAIPVVGDLTQPELGVAKADVRKLKGRVDHFFHLAAIYDLKASAEDQQRANVDGTRNTVRLAEELEARHFHLVSSIASAGLFEGLFREDMFEEAENLENPYFRTKHDSEGIVRQECKVPWRIFRPAIVVGDSRTGEMDKIDGPYYFFKLIQKMRRMFPSWMPTIGIEGGRINVVPVDFVVAAMDHIAHLENEDGQCFHLTDPTPMRVGDLLNTFARAAHAPEMAMRINAALLGFIPRSMRKAMFALTPVRRIRTAVMKDLGLPDDILDFVNYPTRFDCRETQRALKGSGIAVPPLDSYAWRLWDYWERHLDPDLFVDRTLRGQVEGKVVLVTGGSSGIGKATIRKMAEAGAIAVTIARDAKALDEVRKEFEDAGLRLITHAVDVADPQQCEAFVKFMNEEHGGIDILVNNAGRSIRRGIENSFDRFHDFERTMEVNYFGALRLTMGFLPAMIAKRRGHVINISSIGVLTNAPRFSAYVASKAAMDAWARCAASEFADRGIEFTTINMPLVKTPMIAPTKLYDQVPTLTPDEAADMVVEAIIHKPVRIATRLGIFGALLHSLLPKVAQVVMNTSFRMFPDSSAAAHKPNEPAPQTADQVAFSQIMRGIHF from the coding sequence ATGATCTACTTTGTCACCGGCGCCACCGGTTTCATCGGCAAGAGGCTGGTCGCCAAGTTGCTTGCGCGTCCCGAGGCCACGGTCTACTTTTTGACGCGAGCCGTCGAGCAGCCCCGCCTGCAGGAATGGTACGACTACTGGGGCTGCGACGAATGCCGGGCCATCCCGGTTGTCGGCGACCTGACTCAGCCCGAACTGGGCGTCGCCAAGGCCGATGTGCGCAAGCTGAAGGGCCGCGTTGACCACTTCTTCCACCTGGCCGCAATCTACGATCTCAAGGCGAGCGCCGAAGACCAGCAGCGAGCCAATGTCGACGGCACGCGCAACACCGTCAGGCTGGCCGAGGAACTCGAGGCCAGGCACTTTCACCTGGTCAGCTCGATTGCCTCCGCGGGACTCTTCGAGGGACTCTTTCGCGAGGACATGTTCGAAGAGGCGGAGAACCTCGAGAATCCGTACTTCCGGACCAAGCATGATTCCGAGGGTATCGTGCGCCAGGAGTGCAAGGTCCCCTGGCGCATCTTCCGGCCGGCCATCGTCGTCGGTGATTCGCGCACCGGCGAAATGGACAAGATCGACGGTCCCTACTACTTCTTCAAGCTGATCCAGAAGATGCGCCGGATGTTTCCGTCCTGGATGCCGACGATCGGCATCGAGGGCGGACGCATCAATGTCGTGCCGGTCGACTTCGTCGTCGCCGCGATGGACCACATTGCGCACCTCGAGAACGAGGATGGCCAATGCTTCCATCTCACGGACCCGACGCCGATGCGCGTCGGCGACCTCCTCAACACCTTCGCCCGCGCCGCCCATGCGCCGGAAATGGCGATGCGCATCAATGCCGCGCTGCTCGGCTTCATCCCGCGCTCGATGCGCAAGGCGATGTTCGCGCTGACCCCGGTGCGGCGGATCCGCACCGCGGTGATGAAGGATCTGGGGCTGCCCGACGACATTCTCGACTTCGTCAACTACCCGACGCGTTTCGACTGCCGCGAGACACAGCGCGCGCTCAAGGGTAGCGGCATAGCGGTGCCACCGCTCGACAGCTACGCCTGGCGCCTGTGGGACTACTGGGAGCGCCATCTCGACCCTGACCTGTTCGTCGATCGGACGCTGCGCGGGCAGGTCGAAGGCAAGGTGGTGCTGGTGACCGGCGGCTCGTCGGGAATCGGCAAGGCGACGATCCGCAAGATGGCCGAAGCGGGCGCGATCGCCGTCACCATCGCCCGCGACGCGAAAGCGCTCGATGAAGTCCGCAAGGAGTTCGAGGATGCCGGGCTGCGCCTGATCACGCACGCGGTCGACGTCGCCGACCCGCAGCAGTGCGAGGCATTCGTCAAGTTCATGAACGAGGAGCATGGCGGCATCGACATCCTGGTCAACAATGCCGGCCGATCGATCCGCCGCGGCATCGAGAACTCCTTCGACCGCTTCCACGACTTTGAGCGGACGATGGAGGTCAACTACTTCGGCGCCTTGCGGCTGACCATGGGTTTCCTGCCGGCGATGATCGCCAAGCGCAGGGGCCACGTGATCAACATCTCGTCGATCGGCGTCCTCACCAACGCGCCGCGCTTCTCCGCCTACGTCGCCTCGAAGGCAGCGATGGACGCCTGGGCGCGCTGCGCGGCGTCGGAGTTTGCCGATCGAGGCATCGAGTTCACCACCATCAACATGCCGCTGGTGAAGACGCCGATGATCGCCCCGACCAAACTCTACGACCAGGTGCCGACGCTGACACCGGACGAGGCCGCCGACATGGTCGTCGAGGCGATCATCCACAAGCCGGTCCGCATTGCCACGCGGCTGGGCATCTTCGGCGCCCTGCTGCACTCGCTGCTGCCGAAAGTGGCACAGGTCGTCATGAACACCAGCTTCCGCATGTTCCCCGACTCCAGCGCCGCCGCGCACAAGCCGAATGAGCCGGCGCCACAGACAGCGGATCAGGTCGCCTTCTCGCAGATCATGCGCGGTATCCATTTCTGA
- a CDS encoding phasin family protein, translated as MGRKLKELAGGVGENQLASTVKESAQQIWLAGLGAFAKAQEEGGKVFEALVKEGESIQSRTRKMTDERIAQVAGKAAGTWDRLEQVFEDRVARALGSLGVPSKQDIERLSRRVVELSAAVQALTEGKAPPKAAARAAKPATQEAASTGAEPAEKAPANKPATARPAVRRAAARPAAVKAMPPVTPADVLNTLPQTGE; from the coding sequence ATGGGCAGGAAACTCAAGGAACTGGCTGGTGGCGTGGGCGAGAACCAACTGGCGTCGACCGTCAAGGAGTCGGCGCAGCAGATCTGGCTGGCCGGGCTTGGCGCCTTTGCCAAGGCGCAGGAAGAAGGCGGCAAGGTGTTTGAGGCGCTGGTCAAGGAAGGCGAGAGCATCCAGTCGAGGACACGGAAGATGACTGATGAGCGGATCGCGCAGGTGGCCGGCAAGGCTGCTGGTACTTGGGACCGGCTGGAGCAGGTCTTCGAGGACCGGGTTGCGCGCGCGCTGGGCAGCCTCGGTGTTCCGAGCAAGCAGGATATCGAACGTCTCTCGCGACGCGTCGTTGAGCTGAGTGCAGCCGTACAGGCGCTGACCGAAGGGAAGGCGCCGCCGAAGGCGGCTGCGAGAGCCGCCAAACCGGCGACGCAGGAGGCCGCCAGCACTGGCGCCGAGCCTGCGGAGAAGGCTCCTGCGAACAAGCCGGCTACGGCGCGGCCGGCGGTCCGGCGTGCCGCTGCCAGGCCGGCTGCCGTCAAGGCGATGCCGCCGGTGACGCCGGCTGACGTGCTTAATACGCTTCCGCAGACAGGCGAGTAA